One window from the genome of Pseudonocardia hierapolitana encodes:
- a CDS encoding zinc-binding dehydrogenase: MADAEATARLRAGRREEGAMRAAVMTGPGRLDVQEVELLPLAPGRIRVRTGATPFCATDVMNADGVFGKEPPTILGHASMGVVEELGPDVMGVRVGDRVVVHGTAECGRCFYCARGRTDQCSVIFDRPDGPPPVARLADGSIATAAGNVGGYAEVMSVDARQVVALDSRLSDVELGLLGCGVTTGLGSVFNVAAVVPGSDVAVVGCGQLGLWMIQGARLAGAGQIIALDPDAGRRDRAVKAGATAVLDPDEADPVEQVRALTGGYGVTYALEAAGPALAQRQAVLMTHRGGTTVLTGCEPLGAKLSLPQVPVALHGRTVVSSQNGRVRMHHDIPRYVRMLEDGRLDASLVVSAEFALDRVEDAMEAARTHRTVIGVIVPR; this comes from the coding sequence GTGGCCGACGCGGAGGCGACGGCGCGGCTGCGCGCCGGGCGCCGTGAGGAGGGGGCGATGAGGGCAGCGGTGATGACCGGGCCGGGCCGGCTCGACGTGCAGGAGGTGGAGCTGCTCCCGCTCGCCCCGGGCCGGATCCGCGTGCGGACCGGCGCGACCCCGTTCTGCGCGACCGACGTGATGAACGCCGACGGGGTGTTCGGCAAGGAGCCCCCGACGATCCTCGGGCACGCCTCGATGGGCGTCGTCGAGGAGCTGGGTCCGGACGTCATGGGGGTCCGGGTCGGCGACCGCGTGGTCGTGCACGGCACGGCCGAGTGCGGCCGGTGCTTCTACTGCGCGCGCGGCCGCACCGACCAGTGCTCGGTGATCTTCGACCGGCCGGACGGCCCGCCGCCGGTGGCGCGGCTCGCCGACGGGTCGATCGCGACGGCGGCGGGCAACGTCGGCGGCTACGCCGAGGTGATGTCGGTGGACGCCCGCCAGGTGGTCGCACTCGACTCGAGGCTGTCGGACGTCGAGCTGGGGTTGCTCGGCTGCGGGGTCACCACCGGGCTCGGCTCGGTGTTCAACGTGGCGGCCGTGGTGCCGGGCTCGGACGTGGCCGTGGTGGGGTGCGGCCAGCTGGGGCTCTGGATGATCCAGGGTGCGCGGCTGGCCGGGGCCGGGCAGATCATCGCGCTCGACCCGGACGCCGGCCGCCGGGACCGGGCGGTGAAGGCCGGCGCGACCGCCGTCCTCGACCCGGACGAGGCCGACCCGGTCGAGCAGGTGCGCGCCCTCACCGGCGGGTACGGCGTGACCTACGCGCTGGAGGCGGCCGGGCCCGCGCTCGCGCAGCGGCAGGCGGTGCTCATGACGCACCGGGGCGGCACGACGGTGCTCACCGGGTGCGAGCCGCTCGGCGCGAAGCTGTCGTTGCCGCAGGTGCCGGTCGCGCTGCACGGGCGGACCGTGGTGAGCAGCCAGAACGGCCGGGTGCGGATGCACCACGACATCCCCCGCTACGTGCGGATGCTCGAGGACGGGCGGCTCGACGCCTCGCTCGTGGTCAGCGCCGAGTTCGCGCTGGACCGGGTGGAGGATGCGATGGAGGCGGCGCGCACGCACCGGACCGTGATCGGCGTGATCGTGCCGCGGTGA
- a CDS encoding alpha/beta hydrolase — protein sequence MVEPVVARVERWGDPPAEAGLAVLAVHGRGQEPVYLWEVAQRVAAGGTAWYAPAAPGRTWYPQRFTEPLEANEPDLSAALGAVDAVLDTLARDGFGVERVVLLGFSQGACLLAEHLLRHPRRYAGAALLTGGFAGPPGSTRTVAGDLAGTPVLLATSSRDAWVPVERVRETAALLGGAGAEITLRIDDDPEHHVNDDTVAAVRALLARALGASQSAC from the coding sequence GTGGTGGAGCCGGTGGTGGCACGCGTCGAGCGCTGGGGTGACCCTCCTGCCGAGGCCGGTCTCGCGGTGCTCGCCGTGCACGGCCGCGGCCAGGAGCCGGTCTACCTGTGGGAGGTTGCGCAGCGGGTCGCTGCGGGGGGCACCGCCTGGTACGCGCCTGCCGCGCCGGGGCGCACCTGGTACCCGCAGCGGTTCACCGAGCCGCTGGAGGCCAACGAGCCTGACCTGTCGGCGGCCCTGGGCGCCGTCGACGCCGTGCTGGACACCCTCGCCCGCGACGGGTTCGGGGTGGAACGGGTGGTGTTGCTCGGGTTCTCCCAGGGCGCCTGCCTGCTCGCCGAGCACCTGCTGCGCCACCCGCGCCGCTACGCGGGGGCGGCACTGCTCACCGGCGGGTTCGCCGGCCCGCCCGGGTCCACCCGCACGGTGGCCGGCGACCTCGCCGGCACCCCGGTGCTGCTCGCCACCAGCTCGCGGGACGCGTGGGTGCCCGTCGAGCGGGTCCGGGAGACGGCCGCGCTGCTCGGCGGCGCCGGCGCCGAGATCACCCTCCGCATCGACGACGACCCCGAGCACCACGTCAACGACGACACGGTCGCCGCCGTGCGGGCCTTGCTCGCCCGGGCGCTCGGCGCGAGCCAGAGCGCGTGCTGA
- a CDS encoding flavin reductase, producing the protein MPEPAPLTSARFREVVGRFASGVTVVTTRHDGVPRGGTASAFTSLSDAPPMVLVCLNRASATAQAVRASGTFAVNVLGEDQDALAARFAAKGPDKFAGVAVTPDPLGPPLLDEAIAHLVCRLESVVTGGTHLVFLGVVERAGGRAGPPLAYFRGSFARMLPLPRAAEPVDLDALHDAYRARAAIEVGAVAQAVGRITPAQLAELRSLAAAAAAFVDGDRFTDVAGWLRANRVFHEHVVGLAGSPALLQLHRALEVHRLEPRAMDAATRAHPVLVEDHRRLVEALERADLAAAVRVVQDHAARPRQLRTAARAS; encoded by the coding sequence GTGCCCGAGCCCGCGCCCCTCACGTCCGCCCGGTTCCGCGAGGTGGTCGGACGCTTCGCCAGCGGCGTCACGGTCGTCACCACCCGCCACGACGGCGTCCCGCGCGGCGGGACGGCGAGCGCGTTCACGTCCCTGTCCGACGCGCCGCCGATGGTCCTGGTGTGCCTGAACCGGGCGTCCGCCACCGCGCAAGCGGTGCGCGCGTCGGGGACGTTCGCGGTCAACGTCCTCGGCGAGGACCAGGACGCGCTCGCCGCCCGCTTCGCCGCGAAGGGCCCGGACAAGTTCGCCGGCGTCGCGGTCACGCCGGACCCGCTCGGCCCGCCGCTGCTCGACGAGGCGATCGCGCACCTCGTCTGCCGGCTGGAGAGCGTCGTGACCGGCGGGACGCACCTGGTGTTCCTCGGGGTCGTCGAGCGCGCAGGCGGGCGTGCCGGTCCTCCGCTGGCCTACTTCCGCGGCTCGTTCGCCCGGATGCTGCCGCTGCCGCGCGCCGCCGAACCGGTCGACCTCGACGCACTGCACGACGCGTACCGCGCCCGGGCGGCGATCGAGGTCGGCGCGGTGGCCCAGGCGGTCGGCCGGATCACGCCTGCACAACTGGCCGAGCTGCGCTCGCTGGCGGCCGCCGCCGCCGCGTTCGTCGACGGCGACCGGTTCACCGACGTGGCGGGCTGGTTGCGCGCCAACCGGGTGTTCCACGAGCACGTGGTCGGGCTGGCCGGCTCGCCCGCCCTCCTGCAGCTGCACCGCGCCCTGGAGGTGCACCGGCTCGAGCCGCGCGCGATGGACGCGGCCACCCGCGCCCACCCAGTGCTGGTCGAGGACCACCGCAGGCTCGTGGAGGCCCTGGAGCGCGCCGACCTGGCCGCTGCCGTGCGGGTGGTGCAGGACCACGCCGCCCGGCCCCGGCAGCTGAGAACCGCCGCCAGGGCCTCCTGA
- a CDS encoding VOC family protein, translated as MAHVNGSHHVTLSVGPAQEDVDFHVDTLGMRFIKRTVLFDGSLPIYHLYYSNANGDPSAVVTTFPFRQAGLRGRRGTNQAREVHLAVPSGSLDYWQQRLTSRGVEVESADVLDRRRLLFHHPCGIEYAMVGVDDDPREGYTGGGVPAEYAIHGIHGVGVHVANPENMVEFLSDSFYGKGLVEEGDRVVHQVGRPGEGGQVELVVNRTDDPGTWRYGEGTIHHFAWNAETLENQDALKFEIEGVGYTDISELKDRKYFKSVYVRTPGGALFELAVTHAEGGWTCDESPKELGSAFQLPEQFEDRRTELLDQLEPIRVSGEG; from the coding sequence ATGGCACACGTCAACGGCAGCCACCACGTCACGCTGTCGGTGGGACCGGCCCAGGAGGACGTGGACTTCCACGTCGACACGCTCGGCATGCGGTTCATCAAGCGCACCGTGCTCTTCGACGGCTCGCTGCCGATCTACCACCTCTACTACAGCAACGCGAACGGCGACCCGAGCGCCGTCGTCACCACCTTCCCGTTCCGGCAGGCCGGGCTGCGCGGCAGGCGGGGCACCAACCAGGCCCGCGAGGTGCACCTCGCGGTGCCGTCCGGCTCGCTCGACTACTGGCAGCAGCGCCTGACCTCCCGCGGGGTGGAGGTCGAGAGCGCCGACGTGCTCGACCGGCGGCGGCTGCTGTTCCACCACCCCTGCGGGATCGAGTACGCGATGGTCGGGGTGGACGACGACCCCCGCGAGGGCTACACCGGCGGCGGGGTGCCGGCCGAGTACGCCATCCACGGCATCCACGGCGTCGGCGTGCACGTGGCGAACCCGGAGAACATGGTCGAGTTCCTCAGCGACTCCTTCTACGGCAAGGGGCTCGTCGAGGAGGGCGACCGGGTCGTGCACCAGGTGGGGCGCCCCGGCGAGGGCGGACAGGTGGAGCTCGTCGTCAACCGCACCGACGACCCGGGCACCTGGCGCTACGGCGAGGGCACCATCCACCACTTCGCCTGGAACGCCGAGACCCTCGAGAACCAGGACGCGCTCAAGTTCGAGATCGAGGGCGTCGGCTACACCGACATCTCCGAGCTCAAGGACCGCAAGTACTTCAAGTCCGTGTACGTGCGCACCCCCGGCGGTGCGCTGTTCGAGCTGGCCGTCACCCACGCCGAGGGCGGCTGGACCTGCGACGAGTCGCCGAAGGAGCTCGGCAGCGCCTTCCAGCTGCCCGAGCAGTTCGAGGACCGGCGCACCGAGCTGCTCGACCAGCTGGAGCCGATCCGCGTGTCGGGCGAGGGCTGA
- a CDS encoding GntR family transcriptional regulator — protein sequence MDDPTPELPSLASQIGRVAAPLRTQVLDVLREAILTMRFAPGQRLVERELIDMTGVSRTTIREVLRELAAEGLVRTIPQKGAVVVALSPEEAEELYELREVLERHLVERFVERAPDAQLVALRRAFTRLEDVVEEGGGTLDVLRGKDALYDVLLAGAGNSALRTSLFQLHARVSLLRAGSLSSDAGRPAESVRELRALVEAVEARDARGAGAAMVAHIRAAARLGIAAMRASGDVPAPAH from the coding sequence GTGGACGATCCCACCCCCGAGCTGCCGTCCCTGGCGTCCCAGATCGGCCGGGTCGCCGCGCCCCTGCGCACCCAGGTGCTCGACGTGCTGCGCGAGGCGATCCTCACCATGCGCTTCGCGCCCGGCCAGCGGCTCGTCGAGCGCGAGCTCATCGACATGACGGGGGTCTCGCGCACCACCATCCGCGAGGTACTGCGCGAGCTCGCCGCCGAGGGGCTGGTGCGCACGATCCCGCAGAAGGGCGCGGTCGTCGTCGCGCTCTCGCCGGAGGAGGCCGAGGAGCTCTACGAGCTGCGCGAGGTGCTCGAGCGGCACCTCGTCGAGCGGTTCGTCGAGCGGGCGCCCGACGCGCAGCTGGTGGCGCTGCGCCGGGCCTTCACCCGGCTCGAGGACGTCGTCGAGGAGGGCGGCGGCACCCTGGACGTCCTGCGTGGGAAGGACGCGCTCTACGACGTGCTGCTCGCCGGGGCGGGCAACTCCGCCCTGCGCACGTCGCTCTTCCAGCTGCACGCGCGGGTGAGCCTGCTGCGGGCCGGATCGCTGTCGTCGGACGCGGGCCGCCCTGCCGAGTCCGTGCGCGAGCTGCGCGCGCTGGTGGAGGCCGTGGAGGCACGTGACGCCCGCGGGGCGGGCGCGGCGATGGTCGCCCACATCCGCGCCGCCGCCCGCCTGGGCATCGCGGCGATGCGCGCGTCCGGCGACGTGCCGGCACCCGCCCACTGA
- a CDS encoding acyl-CoA dehydrogenase family protein has protein sequence MTQTRPARTAALAPPEPDLTPEAMIARAVAMRDELIAEAPAGEERGGYSERLHERFTEAGFYRVLQPRRYGGYEFGLDTFFRLITELSHGDPATGWSVCLASDHIFHIASFFSEQAQEELFGPDGHFCAPHRAAPSGTAERVPGGYRVTGTWDYCSGITHASHFIATAMGPVPGGDGPLVPLACVLPRADCTVLDDWGGGATLGLQGTGSNSVRVDGTFVPEHLAEPYDWKGFELPPGGTPGYRLHRNPLYLGRSLTIYYGGLAAPVVGAAFAALDEYEQILRTRPTTVPPKVLRCESPDYQRWFGEAQSLADSALAVLVAAGADYTAAGREWERTGSFGVVEDVRSRGMAQQAARLGAEAVDRLFATGGTSAAKRGSRLQRCFRDVAMYRTHIGAQADLHFAANARVHFGIPTPL, from the coding sequence ATGACGCAGACCCGGCCCGCCCGCACGGCCGCCCTCGCCCCGCCCGAGCCGGACCTCACACCGGAGGCGATGATCGCGCGCGCCGTCGCGATGCGCGACGAGCTGATCGCCGAGGCACCGGCGGGGGAGGAGCGCGGCGGGTACTCCGAGCGGTTGCACGAGCGGTTCACCGAGGCCGGCTTCTACCGGGTGCTGCAGCCGCGCCGCTACGGCGGCTACGAGTTCGGGCTCGACACGTTCTTCCGGCTGATCACCGAGCTCTCGCACGGCGACCCGGCCACCGGCTGGTCGGTGTGCCTGGCATCGGACCACATCTTCCACATCGCGTCCTTCTTCTCAGAGCAGGCCCAGGAGGAGCTGTTCGGCCCCGACGGGCACTTCTGCGCGCCGCACCGCGCGGCCCCGAGCGGCACGGCAGAACGCGTGCCGGGCGGGTACCGCGTCACCGGCACCTGGGACTACTGCTCGGGCATCACCCACGCCAGCCACTTCATCGCCACCGCGATGGGCCCGGTCCCCGGCGGCGACGGACCGCTGGTGCCGCTGGCCTGCGTGCTGCCGCGCGCCGACTGCACGGTGCTCGACGACTGGGGCGGCGGCGCCACGCTGGGCCTGCAGGGCACCGGCTCGAACTCGGTGCGCGTCGACGGCACGTTCGTGCCAGAGCACCTCGCCGAGCCCTACGACTGGAAGGGCTTCGAGCTGCCCCCCGGTGGGACCCCCGGCTACCGGCTGCACCGCAACCCGCTCTACCTCGGTCGATCGCTCACCATCTACTACGGCGGGCTCGCCGCGCCCGTGGTCGGCGCAGCGTTCGCGGCGCTCGACGAGTACGAGCAGATCCTGCGCACCCGCCCGACGACCGTGCCGCCCAAGGTCCTGCGCTGCGAGTCACCGGACTACCAGCGCTGGTTCGGGGAGGCGCAGAGCCTGGCCGACTCGGCACTCGCGGTGCTCGTCGCCGCGGGCGCGGACTACACGGCCGCGGGCCGGGAGTGGGAGCGGACGGGCTCGTTCGGCGTGGTCGAGGACGTGCGGTCCCGGGGCATGGCCCAGCAGGCGGCGCGGCTCGGCGCGGAGGCGGTCGACCGGCTCTTCGCCACCGGCGGGACGTCCGCGGCCAAGCGCGGCTCGCGGCTGCAGCGCTGCTTCCGCGACGTCGCCATGTACCGCACGCACATCGGCGCGCAGGCCGACCTGCACTTCGCCGCGAACGCGCGGGTCCACTTCGGCATCCCCACGCCGCTGTAG
- a CDS encoding MFS transporter: protein MSSTEPPSRTVSTWRVASASFAGTTVEYYDFAIYGTAAALVFPRLFFPAADPFVGSLAAFGTFAAGFLARPVGGLVFGHFGDRIGRKRMLVTTLVLMGVATTLIGLLPGYASAGAIAPVLLVLLRLVQGFAFGGEWGGAVLLAYEYAPPHRRGFFASLPQTGPAAGVLLGNLVFLPVAALPDEALLSWGWRVPFLVSIVLVGIGIVVRLRIAESPEFVAVQRAGAAAKVPLWEVLRHYPRQVLLVCGGFLGFGALSIVAATFLLGHATTTLGVDRSSVITAILLGNVVQLVVVPLSGAMADRFGPRPVVLTGSVTAIAAIFLLVAAVETTNVGMIVAGYVLGFGLLYCIGYGAQPAIYAGAFDARVRYTGMSLGFQLSNVLGSALGPGIATIVLQVTGQPLMVAGYVAAMLLISMACLAVLTSPARSVAPVPALPADQTA, encoded by the coding sequence ATGAGCAGCACCGAACCGCCCTCTCGCACCGTCTCCACCTGGCGGGTGGCGTCCGCGAGCTTCGCGGGCACCACGGTCGAGTACTACGACTTCGCGATCTACGGCACGGCGGCCGCGCTGGTGTTCCCGCGGCTGTTCTTCCCGGCGGCCGACCCGTTCGTCGGCAGCCTGGCGGCCTTCGGCACGTTCGCGGCGGGCTTCCTCGCGCGCCCGGTCGGCGGGCTCGTGTTCGGGCACTTCGGCGACCGCATCGGCCGCAAGCGGATGCTGGTGACCACGCTCGTGCTGATGGGCGTGGCGACCACGCTGATCGGCCTGCTGCCCGGCTACGCGAGCGCAGGCGCGATCGCCCCCGTGCTGCTGGTCCTGTTGCGGCTGGTGCAGGGCTTCGCGTTCGGCGGCGAGTGGGGCGGCGCGGTCCTGCTCGCGTACGAGTACGCCCCACCGCACCGGCGCGGGTTCTTCGCGAGCCTGCCGCAGACGGGCCCGGCCGCAGGCGTGTTGCTGGGCAACCTGGTCTTCCTGCCGGTCGCGGCGCTGCCCGACGAGGCGCTGCTGTCGTGGGGCTGGCGGGTGCCGTTCCTGGTGAGCATCGTGCTGGTCGGCATCGGGATCGTGGTGCGGCTGCGGATCGCGGAGTCGCCGGAGTTCGTCGCGGTGCAGCGCGCGGGCGCCGCGGCCAAGGTGCCGCTGTGGGAGGTCCTGCGCCACTACCCGCGGCAGGTGCTGCTGGTGTGCGGCGGCTTCCTCGGGTTCGGCGCCCTGTCGATCGTGGCCGCCACGTTCCTGCTCGGCCACGCGACGACCACGCTGGGCGTCGACCGTTCGTCGGTGATCACGGCGATCCTGCTGGGCAACGTCGTGCAGCTGGTCGTGGTGCCGCTCTCGGGGGCGATGGCGGACCGCTTCGGGCCGCGGCCGGTGGTGCTCACCGGATCGGTCACGGCGATCGCCGCCATCTTCCTCCTGGTCGCGGCCGTCGAGACCACGAACGTGGGGATGATCGTCGCCGGGTACGTGCTCGGGTTCGGGCTGCTCTACTGCATCGGCTACGGCGCCCAGCCCGCGATCTACGCGGGCGCGTTCGACGCCCGGGTCCGCTACACCGGGATGTCGCTGGGCTTCCAGCTCAGCAACGTGCTCGGCAGCGCGCTCGGGCCCGGCATCGCGACCATCGTCCTGCAGGTCACCGGGCAACCGCTCATGGTCGCCGGCTACGTCGCCGCGATGTTGCTGATCTCGATGGCCTGCCTCGCCGTGCTCACGAGTCCGGCCCGTTCCGTCGCGCCCGTCCCGGCGCTGCCCGCGGACCAGACCGCCTGA
- a CDS encoding alpha/beta hydrolase, which translates to MNELVTSRRGFFWVGTERVAHAAGTVPRGPMFVAWEEPEHVTAPHPLVLVHGGGGQGTDWMGTPDGRPGWSSMLVRGGHRVYVVDRPGHGRSPHHPDVLGPMGPPFSYERALELFAPPAAADRHTRWPGSRDLADPLFDQVAAPTGPMLADLAASQRLDADRLVRLLERIGPAVLVTHSAGAPGGWLAADARPDLVVALLALEPMGPPFLTLPDGTVLLPWGLTAAPPAFDPPADDPTAFAPGERRLPGLARVPIGVFSAEASAFDAFAGEVAAFLRAAGCRVEHVRLADHGVRGNGHAVMFERNSAEALAVLTGWLDGVVNRSTSTTPR; encoded by the coding sequence GTGAACGAGCTCGTCACCTCCCGCCGCGGGTTCTTCTGGGTCGGGACGGAGCGCGTGGCGCACGCGGCCGGCACGGTGCCGCGCGGGCCCATGTTCGTGGCGTGGGAGGAGCCCGAGCACGTCACCGCACCCCACCCGCTGGTGCTGGTGCACGGCGGCGGCGGGCAGGGCACCGACTGGATGGGCACGCCGGACGGGCGGCCCGGCTGGTCGAGCATGCTGGTGCGTGGCGGGCACCGGGTGTACGTGGTGGACCGGCCAGGGCATGGGCGCTCCCCGCACCATCCCGACGTGCTCGGACCGATGGGTCCGCCGTTCTCCTACGAGCGCGCGCTGGAGCTGTTCGCGCCACCGGCGGCCGCGGATCGGCACACCCGGTGGCCCGGGTCGCGGGACCTCGCCGACCCGCTGTTCGACCAGGTCGCCGCCCCGACCGGACCGATGCTCGCCGACCTCGCCGCGAGCCAGCGGCTGGACGCCGACCGGCTCGTCAGGCTGCTGGAGCGCATCGGGCCCGCGGTGCTCGTCACGCACTCCGCGGGCGCGCCGGGCGGGTGGCTCGCCGCGGACGCGCGGCCGGACCTGGTGGTCGCGCTGCTCGCGCTGGAGCCGATGGGCCCGCCGTTCCTGACGCTCCCGGACGGGACGGTGCTGCTGCCCTGGGGGCTGACCGCCGCCCCACCGGCGTTCGACCCGCCCGCCGACGACCCCACCGCGTTCGCACCGGGGGAGCGGCGGCTGCCCGGCCTCGCGCGGGTGCCGATCGGGGTGTTCTCCGCGGAGGCGTCGGCGTTCGACGCGTTCGCAGGCGAGGTCGCCGCCTTCCTCCGCGCCGCCGGTTGTCGGGTCGAGCACGTGCGCCTGGCCGACCACGGCGTGCGCGGCAACGGCCACGCGGTGATGTTCGAGCGCAACTCCGCTGAGGCGCTCGCCGTGCTCACCGGCTGGCTCGACGGCGTCGTGAACCGGTCCACCTCGACAACCCCTCGATGA
- a CDS encoding acyl-CoA dehydrogenase → MTTTVTAASRAGAQPEPTPAQLVEAVIDLRPQLVAAQAETEERTYYSEQLHEAFVAARLYRVLQPRRYGGLEFDFPTFARLQIEMARGCVSTAWCWALSTSHALQIGSYFPEAAQDRIFGDGDFRCASVAAPDARAQRVDGGWRLDGTVRYCSGIPYSTHFMGQALPADLPPQEAAQHLMLYVAPRSEWTMLDDWGDTLGLRGSGSHSIRLDDARIPVDFALTDVNMVNVDVSGGTPGLALHGNPMYVGRALAPFTISLAALAVGAGYNALDEFEHQMRTRKTSIPPMVPRLGDPEHQRWYGTALGKLATAEALAIRCAEEHVEVCERTAAGGPPYSEEEEQRIGVIAREAMVQVWEAVDESLVRNVGSSAFKAGQRFERVWRDLTMIASHRNTGFRETTFRKLAQLHLGLPVTDGAR, encoded by the coding sequence ATGACCACGACCGTCACCGCGGCGTCGCGTGCCGGCGCGCAGCCGGAACCGACGCCCGCCCAGCTCGTCGAGGCGGTGATCGACCTGCGCCCGCAGCTGGTGGCGGCGCAGGCCGAGACCGAGGAGCGCACCTACTACTCCGAGCAGCTCCACGAGGCGTTCGTCGCCGCACGCCTCTACCGGGTGCTGCAGCCGCGCCGCTACGGCGGGCTCGAGTTCGACTTCCCCACCTTCGCCCGCCTGCAGATCGAGATGGCGCGCGGCTGCGTGTCCACGGCGTGGTGCTGGGCGCTGTCGACGAGCCACGCCCTGCAGATCGGCTCCTACTTCCCGGAGGCGGCGCAGGATCGGATCTTCGGCGACGGCGACTTCCGCTGTGCGTCGGTGGCGGCGCCGGATGCGAGGGCGCAGCGGGTCGACGGCGGCTGGCGGCTCGACGGCACCGTCCGCTACTGCTCGGGCATCCCGTACTCCACGCACTTCATGGGCCAGGCGCTGCCCGCCGACCTGCCGCCGCAGGAAGCCGCGCAGCACCTGATGCTCTACGTCGCGCCGCGCAGCGAGTGGACGATGCTGGACGACTGGGGCGACACGCTGGGCCTGCGCGGCAGCGGCTCGCACAGCATCCGGCTGGACGACGCGCGGATCCCCGTGGACTTCGCGCTCACCGACGTCAACATGGTGAACGTCGACGTCAGCGGCGGCACCCCCGGTCTCGCGCTGCACGGCAACCCGATGTACGTCGGGCGCGCCCTGGCGCCGTTCACGATCTCGCTGGCCGCGCTGGCCGTCGGGGCCGGCTACAACGCGCTCGACGAGTTCGAGCACCAGATGCGGACCCGCAAGACGAGCATCCCACCGATGGTGCCGCGCCTGGGCGACCCCGAGCACCAGCGCTGGTACGGCACCGCCCTGGGCAAGCTGGCGACGGCCGAGGCGCTGGCGATCCGCTGCGCCGAGGAGCACGTGGAGGTGTGCGAGCGCACGGCAGCGGGCGGGCCGCCCTACAGCGAGGAGGAGGAACAGCGCATCGGCGTCATCGCGCGTGAGGCGATGGTGCAGGTGTGGGAGGCGGTGGACGAGAGCCTGGTCCGCAACGTCGGGTCCAGCGCGTTCAAGGCGGGGCAGCGCTTCGAGCGGGTGTGGCGCGACCTCACGATGATCGCGAGCCACCGCAACACCGGGTTCCGCGAGACGACGTTCCGCAAGCTCGCGCAGCTGCACCTCGGCCTGCCCGTCACCGACGGGGCCAGGTGA
- a CDS encoding zinc-binding dehydrogenase, which produces MRAAVLPAFDAPLAVEELELLPPGPRDVVVRARAVEVCVTDSYAVRPGPLAHPPAILGHSAAGVVEAVGSAVTAVRPGDRVVVAGTPACGACFWCDRGEGHQCREIFEGEVRHVARREDGAPVSAAGGVGTYAELLLVREFGLVRVDTTLPDEHLCLLSCGAASAMGAVFGIARVGLGHSVAVFGAGRIGSWLVQSARLAGAVRVVAVEPLADRRERVRALGATDVLDPADGDVVEQVRDLTGGRGVDAAFEAAGDAAVVVQAFSATRRGGVLVPLGMTDWAATVDLPANALAMRGREIRSCQYGNVDIRHDLPRFARVLEAGLLDPAAVVDRTYPLAEAGKALAAAADRELLTAVLLPTT; this is translated from the coding sequence GTGCGAGCCGCTGTACTTCCCGCGTTCGACGCGCCGCTTGCCGTCGAGGAGCTCGAGTTGCTGCCGCCCGGACCGCGGGACGTGGTCGTGCGCGCTCGGGCCGTCGAGGTGTGCGTCACCGACTCCTACGCCGTCCGCCCTGGCCCGTTGGCGCACCCGCCTGCGATCCTCGGCCACTCAGCGGCGGGGGTCGTGGAGGCCGTCGGATCCGCCGTCACGGCGGTCCGGCCGGGAGACCGGGTCGTGGTGGCCGGCACCCCGGCCTGCGGCGCGTGCTTCTGGTGCGATCGCGGCGAGGGCCACCAGTGCCGGGAGATCTTCGAGGGCGAGGTCCGGCACGTGGCCCGCCGGGAGGACGGCGCACCGGTCAGCGCGGCCGGCGGGGTCGGCACCTACGCGGAGCTGCTGCTGGTACGCGAGTTCGGGCTCGTGCGGGTCGACACCACCTTGCCCGACGAGCACCTGTGCCTGCTCAGCTGCGGGGCGGCGAGCGCGATGGGTGCGGTGTTCGGGATCGCCCGGGTCGGCCTCGGCCACAGCGTCGCCGTGTTCGGGGCCGGGCGGATCGGGAGCTGGCTCGTGCAGAGCGCCCGGCTGGCAGGCGCCGTGCGCGTCGTGGCCGTCGAGCCGCTCGCCGACCGCCGGGAGCGCGTGCGCGCGCTCGGCGCCACCGACGTGCTCGACCCCGCCGACGGCGACGTGGTCGAGCAGGTCCGCGACCTCACCGGCGGCCGCGGCGTCGACGCCGCGTTCGAGGCGGCCGGGGACGCGGCGGTGGTGGTCCAGGCATTCTCCGCCACCCGCCGCGGCGGCGTGCTCGTGCCGCTGGGCATGACCGACTGGGCGGCCACCGTCGACCTGCCCGCCAACGCCCTCGCCATGCGCGGGCGCGAGATCCGCAGCTGCCAGTACGGCAACGTCGACATCCGCCACGACCTCCCGCGCTTCGCCCGCGTGCTGGAAGCGGGCCTGCTCGACCCGGCCGCCGTCGTCGACCGCACGTACCCGCTCGCCGAGGCCGGGAAGGCGCTGGCCGCCGCGGCGGACCGCGAGCTGCTCACCGCCGTCCTGCTGCCCACCACCTGA